Below is a window of Thermofilaceae archaeon DNA.
CAAAGCTTGCTGCTACCGAAAGACTCTGTCTTGTTTGCATCGCTCCACTACCTCGGGCTCATCTAGGAGGGTTCGCACATCGAAGATCCATCACTGCTCCAAAACCCTTTGATACGAAAAGCGCTTAAGCGTAAATTGCACTACGAGGAGTTTACCGGAGGAGATTCCTCACGAACTCGTGGTACTTTCTTACGGCTTCCTCGGGGAAGGGGTTCACGACGGTCACTTCCCTGATCCTCGCGAGCTCCTTGTCCAGCGAGTAGATGGTTGAGGTTCCGAGGCTCCTCGCAAGGGATACTAGGTATCCGTCCCAGGCCTCAACGTTGTAGTAAGCTGCGTACTCGAGAGCATCGATGGCCAACTGGGGGGTGATCTGGGGGTAGAAGGCCGGCGACCGTGTCTCCAGCAGCTTTTCGAGGAGCCGCTTGACGGCTAGCCGCTCAACCCGTAGGTACCTTGTGGCTATGTGGTAGGCGCCAATGACGGCGGAGACAGGTAGCACCGCCCTCCTCCTCTGAGTCAGAACCTCGCTCAGAAAGCGAACCGCGTGCGTTCTGAGGGGGTTGTCGAAGCACGCTACGACGACCACGCTCACGTCTAGAACGCCGTCAGGATAGACCGAGCTTTCTCCGAGCATACTCGGCGCTCACCCACTTCCAGCCCTCCTCGAACCCCTCGGGGTGGGCTTCCAGCTTAAGGTTCAGCGCAAGCTTAACCCACTCCTCAACCGATGCCTCCAGATCCCCGGGGATAAGCTCGAGGATGATCCTCCTGCCGTCCAGCCTGACCAGGAGTTCTCCCCCCTCCCGCAGCCCCAGAGCCTTCCGAATGTGCGCGGGGAGAACGATCCTACCCTGCCGATCCATCCTCGCTCTTCCTTCCACAAGTTTCACCACATGGAGTAAAAAA
It encodes the following:
- a CDS encoding PIN domain-containing protein is translated as MLGESSVYPDGVLDVSVVVVACFDNPLRTHAVRFLSEVLTQRRRAVLPVSAVIGAYHIATRYLRVERLAVKRLLEKLLETRSPAFYPQITPQLAIDALEYAAYYNVEAWDGYLVSLARSLGTSTIYSLDKELARIREVTVVNPFPEEAVRKYHEFVRNLLR
- a CDS encoding AbrB/MazE/SpoVT family DNA-binding domain-containing protein yields the protein MEGRARMDRQGRIVLPAHIRKALGLREGGELLVRLDGRRIILELIPGDLEASVEEWVKLALNLKLEAHPEGFEEGWKWVSAEYARRKLGLS